In Odontesthes bonariensis isolate fOdoBon6 chromosome 9, fOdoBon6.hap1, whole genome shotgun sequence, the following proteins share a genomic window:
- the gvin1l2 gene encoding interferon-induced very large GTPase 1, with the protein MSVKLSKRLSSKKKKPPKDNAQTEILQKLGLEAYSTTPLDPASILDISTWTLEDKAPLELKDLPNAFLRRLWLLSQDARSPCCQPQQDIPNNDNKSPEEKLNGCEGEGLCAINSLDLVTSVFMSANSFLQQEMTVRMVQCQFAVPLVLPNIDPGEPSHFLLWPLRSVLSQWMSHSLDTYKGVQEGNLASTSMPMVSCVKLGRCSVSKSQVLNHVLNGLKSHRETFVHRGMDGGQLPRRLSNGLVEIGWYLPSGDIDRDIFPVPVVISNLRGDASTHEKCLKLLCQASSAVVVFCGDLREKEKQLLMSCKNMASKLILIDLSDSETKEKSTVGFVDQNLKEHMGLPEESVLQGSNLTEEEVAEKLCKTLKGLLPDRLKFVTLEAAAKLALEIGLSVDEGPICKKVMATVEEMLKGLDEGSAEFRMKQLPLQGPFWSKLAELDKEESKQSKEGTEIDPQLQKEKRDIMAQLSSYKMTPAMKIFTDALFTTDKTERTYFLTWLKLRLHLMQSEKQKSSQETFAMLKTEKKGGMSEHLEELEHGDCNSVADSDSFCSVSTTDKKTKEHPELQASEKRCSDEEISHQISDDQSCHVDSGENGTLRCEGKHLDQSECTSAKSDLTSAKLNMGYDALTVNLVASCSQLPEPDPNSLAVEHFLREMGLIFELTHISPGSGSQNVLGLPSLATDLLLYGVPLELMDGDASNIPMCWLGCVFAELKRRLPQDQLRTRVLTNLGVYHARNAEVLSALFGVKFPENKRRLCKGVYMVALCVPDDLRKDMECDFLFIIDVEGLCSVSVDNTKNILTHDNEMATFATGLSDVLLQNISPHSDKFETTFTVIVNALLRTKEHDSLPICQLLAQDEELNSKLQTSQLSRISEMLQTEREDSGNADNQNAKTTVCTTCVKGPWSNMSVSELVDTQYSEAVLKLKENLFEALKSCAAKSTASGLPEFMAHLCSVWDAVKSESFSIGLKDTDIALAFSLLCTEFSRWEGSFLENMESWLRRASMKIFATKAKALDAAVENDLLDELKNEAQEEVQSEINKMKSKVDTYLMKDDLLKMDIKLFRPILMSNMVKLQNHMMEEIVRKLKAITENHCSLTQLKKFESLLEEQQDFKLLALVETSKSTKLLLQDTELEEEFEDVWNKTLSNFNFRPSETDDITAAVTDTLRQNLISRGFQKHMKKLDTIGQNQTPGFQVYDEHFGYRSRLKHMFEDNNRQQRLEAQQTASKIIDEYSHFVADKCSLPADFTCSYIVELLENIEKSLKEKSMDIRSAFEVDLKIYICNAACQDFQKLHDRFSKDKELLMLISATKSKYLAEFIYHFRKRDQCQRVAQAFTTMVIKPTVLDYINGPLGMQIAEEIKDKAIQYRSPQAFQQSLLEELIKEDHFESFVEYLLTYDGFRLRKIQETVVAHLSESTSLGKWKQQRLGEIVGKVASAVSQITEDTNGVLSDTKPLLERMCLILERDADVDVTRDSLNGPLFSITTEWDRFVKCLMELLATLRLDLVQEFSQNVDIPGLLNCVPVQPQDCLFKRVKGCDKQCPLCSAPCEEEELGHEIHKTLLHRPKGMLPYDSPSLPSSNIMTCKDLHSLHPNWSNSYDDPSSQKGSSYWRYVLARFNERFAEEFNQEPVIIPEEWRKITQEEALDSLKKVFPN; encoded by the exons ATGTCAGTCAAGCTTTCGAAGAGGCTGAGCAGCAAGAAGAAAA AGCCTCCAAAGGACAATGCCCAGACTGAGATTCTACAAAAGCTTGGCTTGGAGGCCTACAGCACTACACCACTTGATCCAGCATCTATATTAGATATCAGTACATGGACTCTGGAAGATAAAGCTCCTCTTGAGCTCAAGGATTTACCGAATGCTTTCCTCCGACGCCTTTGGCTGCTTAGCCAAGATGCCCGGAGTCCTTGTTGCCAACCACAACAAGACATTCCTAACAATGACAACAAATCACCTGAGGAAAAGCTTAATGGCTGTGAAGGCGAGGGTCTATGTGCCATCAATTCCCTTGATCTTGTAACATCTGTTTTTATGTCTGCCAACTCTTTTCTTCAGCAGGAGATGACTGTGCGTATGGTGCAATGCCAGTTTGCTGTGCCTCTGGTACTTCCAAACATTGATCCAGGAGAACCCAGTCACTTCCTTCTGTGGCCTCTGAGAAGTGTTTTGAGCCAATGGATGTCTCATTCTCTGGATACATACAAGGGAGTCCAAGAAGGCAATTTGGCAAGCACAAGCATGCCGATGGTGTCATGTGTAAAACTGGGCCGTTGCAGTGTCTCCAAGTCACAGGTGCTAAACCATGTCCTAAATGGACTCAAATCTCATAGAGAAACATTTGTCCACAGGGGCATGGATGGAGGGCAGCTACCCCGAAGACTCTCCAATGGCCTGGTAGAGATTGGATGGTATCTACCTAGTGGAGATATCGACAGAGATATTTTCCCAGTTCCAGTGGTGATCTCTAATCTACGTGGTGATGCCAGCACACATGAAAAATGTCTCAAACTTCTGTGTCAAGCATCTTCAGCTGTGGTTGTTTTCTGTGGAGATCTTAGGGAGAAGGAAAAACAACTTCTCATGTCCTGCAAAAATATGGCAAGTAAGCTTATATTGATTGACCTCTCAGATTcagaaacaaaagagaaaagcacCGTGGGATTTGTTGATCAGAACCTCAAGGAGCACATGGGGCTTCCTGAAGAGTCTGTGCTTCAAGGGAGCAATTTGACAGAGGAGGAAGTGGCTGAAAAGCTGTGTAAAACCCTGAAAGGTCTGTTACCAGATAGACTGAAATTTGTTACACTTGAGGCAGCAGCAAAATTAGCATTAGAAATAGGCCTAAGTGTGGACGAAGGTCCAATCTGTAAAAAGGTGATGGCCACTGTGGAGGAAATGTTGAAAGGTTTGGATGAGGGATCTGCTGAATTTCGGATGAAACAACTTCCTTTGCAGGGGCCTTTTTGGAGCAAATTGGCAGAACTGGATAAAGAGGAGAGTAAACAGAGTAAAGAAGGAACAGAAATAGACCCCCAACTgcaaaaagagaagagagaCATCATGGCCCAGTTGAGCAGCTATAAAATGACACCTGCTATGAAGATTTTCACTGACGCTCTTTTCACAACAGATAAAACAGAGAGGACTTATTTTCTTACTTGGCTCAAACTGAGGCTTCATCTGATGcaaagtgaaaaacaaaaaagctcaCAAGAGACATTTGCAATGctgaagacagaaaagaaaggtggCATGTCTGAACACTTGGAAGAACTTGAACATGGAGACTGTAACAGTGTGGCAGACAGTGAtagtttctgctctgtttcaacAACTGATAAGAAAACCAAAGAGCATCCTGAACTGCAGGCTTCTGAGAAACGCTGTTCTGATGAAGAAATTTCTCATCAGATCTCTGATGACCAAAGCTGTCATGTAGATTCAGGAGAAAATGGCACTTTGAGGTGCgaaggaaaacatctggatcaaTCAGAGTGTACAAGTGCTAAGTCAGATTTAACCTCTGCCAAACTTAACATGGGCTATGACGCATTAACTGTAAATCTTGTAGCCTCGTGTTCACAGCTTCCTGAACCTGATCCAAACTCACTAGCCGTTGAGCACTTTTTGCGTGAGATGGGCCTAATTTTTGAGCTAACACACATCAGCCCCGGGAGTGGGAGTCAAAATGTGTTGGGTCTGCCAAGCTTAGCTACAGACCTTCTTTTGTATGGGGTTCCACTTGAACTAATGGATGGAGATGCGTCAAATATCCCTATGTGCTGGCTGGGCTGCGTCTTTGCAGAGCTCAAACGCCGCCTACCTCAAGACCAGTTGAGAACACGAGTGTTGACAAACCTTGGGGTGTATCATGCCAGGAATGCTGAGGTTCTCTCTGCATTGTTTGGGGTAAAATTCCCAGAGAATAAGAGAAGACTATGTAAAGGGGTATACATGGTGGCCTTGTGTGTCCCCGATGATCTTAGGAAGGACATGGAGTGTGACTTTCTGTTTATAATTGATGTAGAGGGTCTCTGTTCAGTCTCTGTTGACAATACCAAAAATATATTGACCCATGACAATGAGATGGCCACTTTTGCGACAGGATTGAGTGATGTTTTACTCCAGAACATTTCTCCACATAGTGATAAGTTTGAAACCACCTTCACTGTCATAGTCAATGCTCTCCTACGCACCAAGGAACATGACTCGCTACCTATTTGCCAACTCCTGGCCCAGGATGAAGAACTAAATAGCAAATTACAAACCTCACAGTTAAGTCGTATTTCTGAAATGCTACAGACTGAGCGTGAGGACAGTGGAAATGCTGACAACCAAAATGCAAAGACTACAGTCTGTACCACTTGTGTCAAAGGGCCTTGGTCCAACATGTCTGTCTCTGAGCTAGTTGATACACAGTACAGTGAGGCTGTGTTGAAGCTTaaggaaaatctgtttgagGCACTGAAGAGCTGTGCTGCCAAGTCCACAGCCTCAGGTCTGCCGGAATTTATGGCACACCTTTGTTCAGTGTGGGATGCTGTGAAATCCGAATCCTTTTCCATTGGTCTAAAAGATACAGACATAGCTTTGGCATTTTCTTTACTGTGCACAGAATTTTCCAGATGGGAGGGTAGTTTTCTGGAAAACATGGAAAGCTGGCTTAGGAGGGCATCAATGAAAATCTTTGCCACAAAGGCAAAAGCTTTGGATGCTGCTGTTGAAAATGACCTCCTGGATGAGTTGAAGAATGAAGCCCAGGAAGAAGTTCAATCAGAAATTAACAAAATGAAGTCAAAAGTTGACACATATCTGATGAAAGATGATCTTCTAAAAATGGACATTAAATTGTTCAGACCAATCCTAATGAGCAACATGGTTAAACTCCAGAACCACATGATGGAAGAAATAGTGCGAAAGTTGAAGGCAATCACGGAGAACCATTGTTCTCTCACTCAGCTAAAAAAATTTGAGAGCTTGCTGGAAGAACAACAAGATTTCAAACTGCTTGCTCTGGTGGAGACAAGCAAGTCAACCAAACTTCTCCTTCAGGACACCGAACTAGAAGAAGAGTTTGAGGATGTGTGGAATAAGACGTTGTCCAACTTTAACTTTAGGCCTTCAGAAACAGATGATATTACTGCAGCAGTGACAGATACTCTAAGACAGAATCTAATCAGCCGTGGCTTCcagaaacacatgaaaaaactTGACACCATTGGCCAAAACCAGACTCCTGGCTTCCAGGTTTATGATGAGCACTTTGGATACCGCAGCAGATTAAAACACATGTTTGAAGACAACAACAGACAACAAAGATTGGAGGCTCAACAAACAGCGTCCAAAATCATAGATGAATACAGTCACTTTGTAGcagataaatgtagcttaccAGCAGATTTTACTTGCAGCTACATTGTAGAGCTGTTAGAGAATATAGAAAAATCTCTGAAGGAAAAGTCTATGGATATCAGATCAGCTTTTGAAGTGGATCTGAAAATCTACATCTGTAACGCTGCATGCCAAGATTTCCAAAAACTACATGACCGCTTTTCCAAGGACAAGGAACTTTTGATGTTAATTTCTGCAACCAAGAGTAAGTACCTGGCAGAGTTTATCTACCACTTCAGGAAAAGGGACCAGTGCCAGAGGGTGGCTCAAGCCTTCACCACCATGGTCATCAAGCCCACAGTGCTGGACTACATCAATGGACCATTGGGGATGCAAATTGCAGAAGAGATTAAAGACAAAGCTATTCAGTATCGGTCCCCACAAGCCTTCCAACAGAGTTTACTGGAAGAGCTGATAAAAGAGGACCATTTTGAAAGCTTTGTGGAATATTTGTTGACCTATGATGGCTTTAGACTGAGGAAGATCCAGGAGACAGTGGTAGCTCACCTGTCTGAATCAACCAGCTTAGGTAAATGGAAGCAACAGAGACTTGGAGAAATTGTAGGAAAGGTTGCCTCAGCTGTAAGCCAAATAACAGAAGACACCAATGGAGTGCTAAGTGATACAAAGCCACTGCTGGAGAGAATGTGCCTCATTTTAGAGAGAGATGCAGATGTCGATGTCACCAGGGACTCACTAAATGGACCCCTCTTTAGTATCACCACAGAATGGGATCGTTTTGTTAAGTGTTTAATGGAGTTACTGGCTACATTGCGTCTGGATCTTGTCCAGGAGTTCTCTCAAAATGTGGACATTCCGGGGCTTCTCAACTGCGTTCCAGTTCAGCCCCAAGATTGTCTTTTCAAAAGAGTGAAAGGCTGTGACAAGCAGTGCCCTCTGTGTAGCGCCCCCTGTGAGGAAGAGGAACTTGGGCATGAGATTCACAAGACTTTGCTCCATCGACCCAAAGGCATGCTGCCCTATGACTCTCCTTCCCTGCCCAGTAGCAACATCATGACATGCAAGGACCTCCATTCTCTACATCCGAACTGGAGCAACTCCTATGACGACCCAAGCAGCCAGAAAGGCAGTAGTTACTGGAG GTATGTGCTGGCAAGGTTCAATGAGAGGTTTGCAGAGGAATTCAATCAGGAGCCTGTAATAATTCCTGAGGAGTGGAGGAAGATCACTCAAGAGGAGGC